In a genomic window of Cytobacillus sp. FSL H8-0458:
- the sucC gene encoding ADP-forming succinate--CoA ligase subunit beta, with product MNIHEYQGKEVLRQYGVAVPNGKVAFTVEEAVEAAKELGTEVCVVKAQIHAGGRGKAGGVKVAKNLDEVRTYAGEILGKTLVTHQTGPEGKEVKRLLIEEGCDIKKEYYVGLVLDRATSRVVLMASEEGGTEIEEVAEQTPEKIFKEEIDPVLGLTAFQARRIAFNINIPSKLVGQAVKFMMGLYRAYIEKDCSIAEINPLVVTGDGKVMALDAKLNFDANALYRQKDIMDLRDLEEEDAKEIEASKYDLSYISLDGNIGCMVNGAGLAMATMDIVKHYGGDPANFLDVGGGATAEKVTEAFKIILSDKNVKGIFVNIFGGIMKCDIIATGVVEAAKQVGLNVPLVVRLEGTNVEMGKKILAESDIDIIAAESMADGAQKIVSLVG from the coding sequence ATGAATATACATGAGTATCAAGGTAAAGAAGTCCTCAGACAATACGGGGTAGCCGTTCCGAACGGAAAAGTGGCATTTACAGTTGAAGAAGCTGTCGAAGCTGCGAAAGAACTAGGCACTGAGGTGTGTGTGGTTAAAGCGCAAATCCACGCCGGAGGACGCGGTAAAGCTGGCGGTGTAAAGGTTGCCAAAAATCTTGACGAAGTTCGTACATATGCAGGTGAAATCTTAGGAAAAACACTTGTTACACATCAAACAGGCCCGGAAGGCAAGGAAGTAAAGCGTTTACTTATTGAAGAGGGCTGTGACATTAAGAAGGAATATTATGTGGGTCTTGTACTGGACCGTGCCACATCTCGCGTTGTTTTAATGGCATCGGAAGAGGGCGGTACAGAAATCGAGGAAGTGGCTGAACAGACGCCAGAAAAAATCTTCAAGGAAGAAATCGATCCGGTTCTTGGTTTAACAGCATTCCAGGCCCGCAGAATCGCTTTCAATATCAATATTCCATCAAAGCTTGTCGGACAAGCTGTTAAATTCATGATGGGCTTATACAGAGCTTATATCGAAAAGGATTGCTCTATTGCTGAAATCAATCCATTAGTTGTAACTGGCGACGGCAAGGTTATGGCTCTGGATGCTAAGCTGAACTTCGATGCAAATGCCCTGTACCGTCAGAAAGACATCATGGATCTTCGTGACCTTGAAGAAGAGGACGCAAAGGAAATCGAAGCATCCAAATATGACCTAAGCTATATTTCCCTTGATGGAAACATCGGCTGCATGGTTAACGGTGCAGGTTTAGCGATGGCTACTATGGATATCGTTAAGCATTATGGCGGAGACCCGGCCAATTTCCTTGATGTTGGGGGCGGAGCAACAGCTGAGAAAGTAACTGAAGCTTTCAAAATCATCCTTTCTGATAAAAACGTTAAAGGTATTTTTGTCAATATCTTCGGCGGAATCATGAAGTGTGACATCATCGCCACTGGAGTAGTGGAAGCAGCGAAGCAAGTAGGCTTGAATGTGCCATTAGTTGTACGTCTGGAAGGCACGAATGTTGAAATGGGCAAGAAGATTCTTGCTGAATCCGATATCGATATTATCGCAGCTGAATCCATGGCTGACGGTGCACAAAAGATCGTTTCTTTAGTAGGCTAA
- a CDS encoding EscU/YscU/HrcU family type III secretion system export apparatus switch protein has protein sequence MKKERVAQRKEAVALTYDPESHGAPRISAKGKGLTAENILAKAKEHGIPVQEDPALVELLGKLNINEGIPEELYQAVAEVFAFIYRADQEAGKRKNSK, from the coding sequence ATGAAAAAAGAGCGTGTTGCACAAAGGAAAGAAGCGGTTGCATTAACATATGACCCTGAGAGTCATGGGGCACCAAGGATATCTGCAAAGGGGAAGGGCCTGACAGCTGAAAATATCCTTGCAAAGGCTAAGGAACATGGTATTCCGGTTCAGGAGGATCCTGCTCTTGTTGAGCTTCTTGGCAAGCTTAATATCAATGAAGGAATTCCAGAAGAGCTTTATCAGGCTGTTGCTGAGGTATTTGCTTTCATTTACAGGGCTGATCAGGAAGCTGGAAAGAGGAAAAATAGTAAATAA
- a CDS encoding ribonuclease HII produces MAKLTIRQIEEKMKTIELEDDPFLHSIKQDDRKGVQQLLAKWQSRQLLQKKIYDKHKEMSRYERQYRSRGFQFIAGIDEVGRGPLAGPVVAAAVILPEDFYLPGLDDSKKVPERKREEYFEIINAKAEAVSVGIIEPEEIDRINIFEATKKAMLSAVEGLNPKPDFLLVDAVKLLTPYPMEAIIKGDGKSVTIAAASIIAKVTRDRMMAEIGKEFPQYGFGKNMGYGTKEHLEAITLHGITPYHRKSFAPIKDSY; encoded by the coding sequence ATGGCAAAGTTAACCATTCGCCAAATAGAAGAAAAGATGAAAACAATTGAGTTAGAGGATGACCCGTTCCTTCACTCAATTAAACAGGATGACAGAAAAGGCGTGCAGCAGCTTTTGGCAAAGTGGCAATCCCGTCAGCTGCTCCAAAAGAAGATATATGACAAGCATAAAGAAATGAGCCGCTATGAACGTCAGTACAGAAGCCGGGGTTTTCAATTTATTGCCGGAATAGATGAAGTCGGCAGAGGGCCGCTTGCAGGGCCGGTGGTAGCTGCAGCAGTTATTTTGCCTGAGGATTTTTACCTCCCGGGATTAGATGATTCAAAAAAAGTGCCTGAACGAAAAAGAGAAGAATATTTTGAAATCATTAACGCTAAGGCTGAGGCGGTCAGCGTTGGGATCATTGAACCAGAGGAAATTGACCGCATCAATATTTTTGAAGCGACAAAAAAGGCAATGCTGTCGGCGGTTGAAGGCCTGAATCCAAAACCGGACTTCCTGCTTGTAGATGCCGTAAAACTTTTAACACCTTATCCAATGGAAGCAATCATTAAGGGAGATGGCAAAAGCGTAACGATTGCTGCAGCCTCTATCATCGCCAAAGTCACCAGAGACAGAATGATGGCTGAAATAGGCAAAGAGTTTCCCCAGTATGGATTTGGGAAAAATATGGGCTATGGAACTAAGGAACATCTTGAAGCGATAACACTTCATGGGATTACGCCTTATCACCGGAAAAGCTTTGCTCCAATAAAAGATTCTTATTAA
- the ylqF gene encoding ribosome biogenesis GTPase YlqF codes for MTIQWFPGHMAKARRQVTEKLKLVDIIFELVDARIPYSSRNPMIDEIIQHKPRLVLLNKADMADKEATKKWIRHFENKGIRALAINSQAGQGMKEIVSASQEILQEKFDRMRAKGVKPRAIRAMIVGIPNAGKSTLINRLAKKNIAKTGNTPGVTKAQQWIKVGKELELLDTPGILWPKFEDQEVGLKLALTGAIKDTILNLQDVAVYALRFLGDRYPDRLNDRYQIEEIPEDIVEVFDKIGRLRGCLMGGGEIDYDKVTELVIREFRSEKMGPITLELPEEMAVRNEAE; via the coding sequence GTGACGATCCAGTGGTTTCCCGGTCATATGGCGAAAGCCAGAAGGCAGGTTACAGAAAAATTAAAACTAGTTGATATCATCTTTGAACTCGTTGATGCAAGGATTCCTTATTCATCACGAAATCCGATGATCGATGAAATTATTCAGCACAAACCCCGGCTTGTTTTGTTGAATAAAGCTGACATGGCTGATAAAGAAGCAACGAAGAAGTGGATCAGACATTTTGAAAACAAGGGCATAAGAGCTCTTGCGATAAACTCACAGGCCGGGCAAGGCATGAAAGAAATCGTCTCTGCATCTCAGGAAATTCTTCAGGAGAAGTTCGATCGAATGAGAGCGAAAGGTGTCAAGCCAAGGGCAATCCGGGCAATGATTGTCGGTATTCCAAACGCCGGAAAATCCACACTTATAAATCGCCTGGCCAAAAAGAATATTGCAAAGACAGGAAATACTCCAGGCGTTACGAAAGCCCAGCAGTGGATAAAGGTAGGGAAAGAGCTGGAGCTGCTCGATACCCCGGGAATATTATGGCCAAAATTTGAAGATCAGGAAGTTGGTCTTAAGCTGGCTCTGACAGGAGCGATCAAGGATACTATATTAAATCTTCAGGATGTTGCAGTTTATGCCCTTCGCTTTCTCGGTGACAGATATCCGGATCGTCTGAATGACCGCTACCAGATCGAAGAAATCCCGGAAGATATCGTTGAAGTCTTTGATAAAATCGGAAGGCTGCGCGGCTGCCTGATGGGCGGCGGCGAAATTGATTATGATAAGGTAACAGAGCTGGTAATCAGAGAATTCCGCTCTGAAAAAATGGGGCCAATTACATTGGAACTGCCGGAGGAAATGGCAGTGCGGAATGAAGCTGAATAA
- the lepB gene encoding signal peptidase I, whose translation MAKKKNELWEWTKALVIAVLLAAVIRYFLFAPIVVDGLSMMPTLHDQDRMIVNKFSYKIGEPERFDIIVFHAPENKDYIKRVIGLPGDKIEYKDDTLYVNGKAYDEPYLDEYKKQVIDGPLTEPFTLKEKIGQETVPEGHLFVMGDNRRFSKDSRHIGPVAMEEVLGDAGVIYWPIEDIRIVD comes from the coding sequence ATGGCAAAAAAGAAAAATGAGTTGTGGGAATGGACAAAAGCTCTTGTAATCGCAGTTCTGTTAGCGGCAGTCATCAGATATTTCTTATTTGCTCCAATTGTGGTTGACGGATTGTCCATGATGCCAACATTGCATGACCAGGATCGGATGATTGTGAATAAATTCAGCTATAAAATTGGTGAACCGGAGCGCTTTGACATCATTGTTTTCCATGCACCTGAAAACAAAGATTACATCAAACGAGTAATTGGGCTTCCGGGAGACAAGATTGAATATAAAGATGATACTCTCTATGTTAACGGAAAAGCGTATGATGAGCCTTACCTGGATGAATATAAGAAACAGGTAATCGATGGGCCTCTGACAGAGCCATTTACTTTAAAAGAAAAGATCGGACAGGAAACAGTTCCTGAAGGGCATTTGTTTGTAATGGGCGACAACCGCCGCTTCAGCAAGGACAGCCGTCACATTGGCCCTGTTGCAATGGAAGAAGTGCTGGGCGATGCCGGAGTAATATACTGGCCAATAGAGGATATTCGCATCGTTGATTGA
- the rplS gene encoding 50S ribosomal protein L19 has product MQKLIEEITKEQLRTDLPSFRPGDTVRVHVSIVEGTRERVQVYEGVVIKRRGGGISETFTVRKISYGVGVERTFPVHTPKIAKLEVIRRGKVRRAKLYYLRNLRGKKARIKEIR; this is encoded by the coding sequence ATGCAAAAGTTAATTGAAGAAATCACAAAAGAACAGCTTCGCACTGACCTTCCGTCTTTCCGTCCTGGTGATACTGTACGTGTACACGTAAGTATTGTTGAGGGAACTCGTGAGCGTGTTCAGGTATACGAAGGTGTTGTGATTAAGCGTCGTGGTGGTGGAATCAGCGAAACTTTCACAGTTCGTAAGATTTCTTACGGTGTAGGCGTTGAGCGTACATTCCCTGTGCACACACCTAAGATTGCGAAGCTTGAAGTTATCCGCCGCGGTAAAGTCCGCCGTGCGAAACTTTACTACCTGCGTAACCTTCGCGGTAAAAAAGCTCGTATCAAAGAAATTCGATAA